Proteins found in one Triticum aestivum cultivar Chinese Spring chromosome 4D, IWGSC CS RefSeq v2.1, whole genome shotgun sequence genomic segment:
- the LOC123099951 gene encoding galactinol synthase 2 — MAPELAGKMTAKAAVAAAKPATKAYVTFLAGAGDYWMGVVGLAKGLRKVGSAYPLVVAVLPDVPELHRKILVSQGCIVREIAPVYPPENHTQFAMAYYVINYSKLRIWEFVEYERMVYLDADIQVFDNIDELFDLPKGHFYAVMDCFCEKTWSHTPQYQIGYCQQCPDKVTWPAAEMGPPPALYFNAGMFVHEPSMATAKALLDTLRVTPTTPFAEQDFLNMFFREQYKPIPLVYNLVLAMLWRHPENVQLEKVKVVHYCAAGSKPWRFTGKEENMDREDIKILARNWWDIYNDESLDFKGLPALAADADELEAAAKKPLRAALAEAGTVKYVTAPSAA; from the exons ATGGCTCCCGAGCTGGCCGGCAAGATGACCGCCAAGGCCGCCGTGGCGGCGGCCAAGCCCGCGACGAAGGCGTACGTGACGTTCCTGGCGGGGGCGGGGGACTACTGGATGGGCGTGGTGGGGCTTGCCAAGGGCCTGCGCAAGGTTGGGTCGGCCTACCCGCTGGTGGTGGCCGTGCTGCCCGACGTGCCCGAGCTCCACCGCAAGATCCTCGTCTCCCAGGGCTGCATCGTCCGCGAGATCGCTCCCGTGTACCCGCCCGAGAACCACACCCAGTTTGCCATGGCCTACTACGTCATCAACTACTCCAAGCTCCGCATCTGGGAG TTTGTGGAGTACGAGAGGATGGTGTACCTCGACGCCGACATCCAGGTGTTCGACAACATCGACGAGTTGTTTGATCTGCCCAAGGGGCATTTCTACGCCGTGATGGACTGCTTCTGCGAGAAGACGTGGAGCCACACCCCGCAGTACCAGATCGGCTACTGCCAGCAGTGTCCCGACAAGGTGACGTGGCCGGCCGCCGAGAtgggcccgccgccggcgctctacttCAACGCCGGCATGTTCGTGCACGAGCCCAGCATGGCCACCGCCAAGGCGCTCCTTGACACCCTCCGCGTGACGCCGACGACCCCATTCGCGGAGCAG GATTTCCTCAACATGTTCTTCAGGGAGCAGTACAAGCCGATCCCGCTGGTCTACAACCTTGTTCTGGCGATGCTCTGGAGGCACCCGGAGAACGTGCAGCTGGAGAAGGTCAAGGTGGTGCACTACTGCGCTGCG GGATCGAAGCCATGGAGGTTCACGGGCAAAGAGGAGAACATGGACAGGGAGGACATCAAGATCCTCGCCAGGAACTGGTGGGACATCTACAACGACGAGAGCCTCGATTTCAAGGGCCTGCCCGCCCTGGCCGCCGACGccgacgagctcgaggcggcggccaAGAAGCCGCTCCGCGCGGCGCTTGCGGAAGCCGGCACCGTCAAGTACGTCACCGCGCCCTCGGCTGCGTGA